A genomic window from Bacillota bacterium includes:
- a CDS encoding cobyrinate a,c-diamide synthase produces MKTSFNVPRIVIAAPQGRSGKTTVTLGLIAAFTARGLGVQPFKKGPDFIDPGWLGKVAGRPCRNLDAFFMSRETLRASLAKGALGSDVAVIEGAMGLFDGVDLAGSGSTAEIAKALASPVILVVNAVRMTRSVAAIVMGCQHFDPEVDIRGVILNNINARPRHEGMLRAAVESFCGLPVVGALPKNKAWEIPDRHLGLVPVGEDEKLFEAVEEARVGAEKYIDIQEVLRIAEAAPAFPVTAPSGGSVQKGQVRVGVLRDRAFSFYYPENLEALEDAGASLVLIDALHERLPAVDALYIGGGFPEVFAEGLESNVSLRRAIKKGIENGLPVYAECGGLMYLSRSLTYNGKRSMMVDAFPFDVIMGTEPRGHGYMRLRSLANNPYFQEGQELRGHEFHHSAVANLPETVTFGFSVQRGYGVNGMADGIVYKNTLASYCHFHALAVPQWAPSLVAKALAYRSVNKGSVGIHP; encoded by the coding sequence TTGAAGACGTCTTTTAACGTTCCCCGGATTGTTATCGCCGCTCCCCAGGGCCGTTCCGGCAAAACAACCGTAACACTGGGGCTCATTGCCGCATTTACGGCGAGAGGCTTGGGCGTTCAGCCGTTCAAGAAAGGCCCCGATTTCATCGACCCGGGCTGGCTCGGCAAAGTGGCGGGGCGTCCCTGCCGAAACTTGGACGCTTTTTTCATGAGCAGAGAAACGCTGCGTGCGAGCCTGGCGAAGGGGGCTTTGGGCTCGGACGTTGCCGTTATCGAAGGCGCCATGGGACTTTTCGACGGGGTGGACCTGGCAGGCAGCGGCAGCACCGCCGAGATTGCGAAAGCCCTGGCGAGTCCGGTGATCCTGGTTGTAAATGCGGTGAGGATGACAAGAAGCGTTGCCGCTATCGTAATGGGGTGTCAACATTTTGACCCGGAAGTGGACATCCGCGGCGTGATTCTTAATAATATCAATGCGCGGCCCCGGCACGAGGGGATGTTGCGTGCCGCCGTGGAGAGCTTTTGCGGCCTGCCGGTGGTGGGCGCACTGCCGAAGAACAAGGCGTGGGAAATCCCGGACCGCCATCTCGGGTTGGTGCCGGTCGGTGAAGACGAAAAGCTTTTTGAAGCGGTTGAAGAGGCGCGTGTCGGCGCCGAAAAGTACATTGACATTCAGGAGGTATTGCGAATTGCCGAGGCCGCCCCGGCATTTCCGGTGACGGCTCCCTCCGGCGGTTCTGTTCAAAAGGGACAGGTGCGCGTGGGAGTTCTTCGCGACCGCGCTTTTAGCTTTTATTACCCTGAAAACCTTGAGGCGCTGGAAGACGCTGGTGCAAGTCTTGTCCTGATCGACGCCTTACACGAACGTCTTCCCGCGGTGGACGCCCTCTATATCGGAGGCGGGTTCCCGGAGGTTTTCGCCGAAGGGCTGGAGTCAAACGTTTCCTTACGCCGGGCGATTAAGAAGGGGATAGAGAACGGATTACCGGTTTATGCTGAATGCGGGGGCCTGATGTATCTGTCGCGGAGCCTTACTTATAACGGGAAGAGGAGCATGATGGTCGATGCTTTTCCCTTTGACGTGATAATGGGTACCGAGCCGCGGGGTCACGGATATATGCGTTTGCGGTCCTTGGCGAACAACCCTTACTTCCAGGAAGGACAAGAGCTTCGCGGGCACGAGTTTCATCATTCCGCGGTGGCCAACCTTCCTGAGACGGTAACCTTCGGTTTTTCGGTGCAGAGAGGCTACGGTGTGAACGGTATGGCCGACGGGATTGTTTATAAAAACACCCTGGCATCGTACTGTCACTTTCACGCCCTTGCCGTTCCGCAGTGGGCCCCGTCCTTAGTGGCAAAAGCTCTGGCATATAGGAGTGTCAACAAAGGGTCAGTCGGGATACATCCGTGA